A single window of Nicotiana sylvestris chromosome 5, ASM39365v2, whole genome shotgun sequence DNA harbors:
- the LOC138868448 gene encoding zinc finger BED domain-containing protein RICESLEEPER 2-like: MLDTAQHFEKAFDKLHLFYDGFSAYQCSHLCEDGGNAGPLESDDWVNVRNVIEFLARFHELTKKVSGSRYVTCNSHFEDVSELYCHLKMCLASEDEHLRKMAQQMQEKFKKYWGEPEKMNKMIFIASVLDPRNKFEYVEGALEELFGEEKGKKINAEVYAYMNSLFGEYLKKYSTESCPQSPSSSTSSNNTSNTPSGSVISASKIRTKLSLKKQKEDNGSGGAKSELDKYINEEQEPFSEEFDILSWWKTHAPRFPILSELARDVLAIPISSVASECAFSTGGRILDSFRSSLTPKCVQALICVQDWLREEKNPISVEKDLKYLEELELGKL, from the coding sequence ATGTTGGATACAGCACAACACTTTGAAAAGGCCTTTGACAAGTTGCATCTTTTTTATGATGGATTTTCTGCTTATCAATGTTCTCATCTTTGTGAAGATGGTGGTAATGCAGGTCCTCTTGAATCTGATGATtgggtgaatgtgaggaatgtgaTAGAGTTTCTTGCAAGATTTCACGAGCTAACTAAAAAAGTTTCAGGTTCACGTTATGTCACTTGTAATTCTCATTTTGAGGATGTATCTGAACTTTATTGTCATTTGAAAATGTGTTTAGCTAGTGAGGATGAGCATTTGAGAAAAATGGCTCAGCAAATGCAAGAAAAGttcaagaagtattggggtgagcctgaaaagatgaataaaatgatttttattgcttccgtcttggatccacgtaacaaatttgaatatgttgagggagcacttgaagaactttttggggaggaaaaagggaagaaaataaatgcTGAGGTGTATGCTTATATGAATTCTTTGTTTGGAGAGTATCTAAAAAAGTATTCAACCGAATCTTGTCCTCAATCTCCATCTAGTTCTACTTCATCTAACAACACATCTAATACACCTAGTGGGAGTGTTATAAGTGCATCAAAAATAAGGACTAAGCTTAGCTTgaagaaacaaaaggaagacAATGGAAGTGGGGGTGCTAAATCGGAGTTGGATAAATACATTAATGAAGAACAAGAGCCTTTTAGTGAAGAATTTGATATCTTGAGTTGGTGGAAAACACATGCTCCTAGATTTCCTATTCTTTCGGAGTTGGCTCGTGATGTGTTGGCAATTCCAATTTCTAGTGTGGCGTCGGAATGCGCGTTTAGCACTGGTGGCCgtattcttgattcatttagAAGTTCATTGACTCCTAAATGTGTGCAAGCTCTTATTTGTGTTCAAGATTGGCTTAGAGAAGAGAAGAATCCTATTAGTGTTGAAAAAGACTTGAAGTATCTTGAGGAACTCGAGCTTGGTAAGCTTTAA
- the LOC138891200 gene encoding protein TIC 20-I, chloroplastic-like isoform X1 — MILNGCSLSLSKSYGSASSSSSLLLSSKVVTSCVRRSPAPHRYYPTSCSKDQCAKLEYCKKIRGQKLYGFSFLDLSSASSPLFSGEYGGLSHAVPQLPRRSQFSLAPRASKDVPYSYRFPAMTTKPKWWWRTLACLPYLMPLHETWMYAETAYHLHPFLEDLEFLTYPFLGAIGRLPSWFLMAYFFVAYLGVVRRKEWPHFFRFHVVMGMLLEIALQVIGTISRWMPLAVYWGKVGMHFWTAVAFAYLFTVLECIRCALAGMYADIPFVCDAAYIQIPYD, encoded by the exons ATGATCCTAAATGGGTGCTCCTTAAGCCTCTCCAAGTCCTATGGATCTGCATCATCAAGCAGTTCACTGCTGCTGTCTTCTAAGGTTGTAACCTCATGTGTTAGACGTTCACCAGCACCTCATCGGTACTATCCGACATCCTGCTCCAAAG ACCAATGTGCGAAGCTGGAATACTGTAAAAAAATTAGAGGACAAAAGTTGTATG GATTCAGCTTCCTTGATCTTTCTTCTGCATCATCACCTCTTTTCAGTGGTGAATATGGTGGCCTTTCGCACGCTGTACCCCAGTTACCAAGGCGAAGCCAATTTTCCCTTGCCCCTAGAGCGTCAAAAGATGTCCCGTATAGTTACAGATTCCCTGCGATGACCACAAAGCCAAAGTGGTGGTGGAGAACCTTAGCATGCCTCCCTTATTTGATGCCTCTTCACGAGACTTGGATGTATGCTGAGACGGCATATCATCTCCACCCCTTTTTGGAAGATCTTGAGTTTCTGACATACCCTTTCCTGGGAGCAATTGGAAGATTACCAAGCTGGTTTCTAATGGCATACTTCTTTGTTGCTTATCTTGGTGTAGTGAGGAGAAAGGAATGGCCTCATTTCTTTAGATTCCATGTGGTGATGGGGATGCTTCTTGAGATTGCCCTGCAGGTTATCGGGACTATAAGCCGTTGGATGCCACttgctgtgtactggggcaaagTTGGCATGCATTTTTGGACTGCCGTCGCATTTGCCTATCTGTTCACTGTTTTAGAGTGCATAAGATGCGCCCTCGCAGGGATGTATGCAGACATTCCATTTGTCTGTGATGCAGCTTATATTCAAATACCTTATGATTAA
- the LOC138891200 gene encoding protein TIC 20-I, chloroplastic-like isoform X2 encodes MILNGCSLSLSKSYGSASSSSSLLLSSKVVTSCVRRSPAPHRYYPTSCSKGFSFLDLSSASSPLFSGEYGGLSHAVPQLPRRSQFSLAPRASKDVPYSYRFPAMTTKPKWWWRTLACLPYLMPLHETWMYAETAYHLHPFLEDLEFLTYPFLGAIGRLPSWFLMAYFFVAYLGVVRRKEWPHFFRFHVVMGMLLEIALQVIGTISRWMPLAVYWGKVGMHFWTAVAFAYLFTVLECIRCALAGMYADIPFVCDAAYIQIPYD; translated from the exons ATGATCCTAAATGGGTGCTCCTTAAGCCTCTCCAAGTCCTATGGATCTGCATCATCAAGCAGTTCACTGCTGCTGTCTTCTAAGGTTGTAACCTCATGTGTTAGACGTTCACCAGCACCTCATCGGTACTATCCGACATCCTGCTCCAAAG GATTCAGCTTCCTTGATCTTTCTTCTGCATCATCACCTCTTTTCAGTGGTGAATATGGTGGCCTTTCGCACGCTGTACCCCAGTTACCAAGGCGAAGCCAATTTTCCCTTGCCCCTAGAGCGTCAAAAGATGTCCCGTATAGTTACAGATTCCCTGCGATGACCACAAAGCCAAAGTGGTGGTGGAGAACCTTAGCATGCCTCCCTTATTTGATGCCTCTTCACGAGACTTGGATGTATGCTGAGACGGCATATCATCTCCACCCCTTTTTGGAAGATCTTGAGTTTCTGACATACCCTTTCCTGGGAGCAATTGGAAGATTACCAAGCTGGTTTCTAATGGCATACTTCTTTGTTGCTTATCTTGGTGTAGTGAGGAGAAAGGAATGGCCTCATTTCTTTAGATTCCATGTGGTGATGGGGATGCTTCTTGAGATTGCCCTGCAGGTTATCGGGACTATAAGCCGTTGGATGCCACttgctgtgtactggggcaaagTTGGCATGCATTTTTGGACTGCCGTCGCATTTGCCTATCTGTTCACTGTTTTAGAGTGCATAAGATGCGCCCTCGCAGGGATGTATGCAGACATTCCATTTGTCTGTGATGCAGCTTATATTCAAATACCTTATGATTAA